The Pyrenophora tritici-repentis strain M4 chromosome 10, whole genome shotgun sequence genome contains a region encoding:
- a CDS encoding Etmic-2 domain containing protein, protein MSSVQFTALIRFPFIRGDFEDPPQAQWDAERDRQLWEVISKTSKTSDLDWVDLADKFQVPPTFLLQQAAWLYERHLDHVRNQMKRVSISNANPSPSPTGGSTLTAIGGVAMRRGGSAGSGAGRAPSALAGHSRDSPSLRGAEITMPAPSLSRTPSTTTITQSRALAQVPTRNLSTRSNQRPGLTSRNSGDTPRTPIVTSANYRDEETASPDIAESSSSSSSSLSDTDHPAHRSQLFKRPPRFQQKRMRDLATFEEGDGIQEIDDSGSHETSLPFASAARTQPSSSKYPQDTHRASSRAEQKMPQNDTRKAPPSRQTSMDVHSLATTEAASSMTSSGGPPSAAKSPMSPVSNHRAELGRLGSPRHASLRGRKEGSEGTPSMGSSFSDIDDAGISQSALEEALLSNMHNGRMSTLSRMSKW, encoded by the exons ATGTCTTCCGTTCAGTTCACGGCCTTGATACGTTTCCCGTTCATCCGGGGTGACTTTGAAGACCCGCCGCAG GCCCAGTGGGATGCTGAAAGGGATCGTCAACTATGGGAGGTTATATCAAAAACTTCAAAGACCAGTGATCTGGACT GGGTCGATTT AGCAGACAAGTTTCAGGTTCCACCAACGTTTCTTCTACAACAGGCAGCATGGCTTTACGAGAGACACCTGGACCATGTTCGAAATCAGATGAAGAGGGTTAGTATTTCGAATGCTAATCCATCGCCATCGCCAACAGGTGGTAGCACCCTGACCGCTATAGGCGGTGTCGCGATGCGAAGGGGAGGGAGCGCTGGATCAGGAG CAGGGAGGGCTCCTTCAGCTCTGGCTGGGCATTCAAGAGATAGCCCTAGTTTGCGAGGTGCTGAGATAACGATGCCTG CCCCGTCACTATCGAGGACACCGTCAACAACTACGATCACGCAATCCCGGGCGCTAGCTCAAGTACCTACTCGGAATCTGTCTACACGCTCTAATCAGCGTCCTGGTCTGACGAGTCGAAACTCTGGGGATACTCCGCGGACTCCTATCGTAACTTCTGCTAATTATCGAGACGAAGAGACAGCATCTCCAGATATTGCCGAGTCGTCGTCTTCAAGCTCATCGTCATTGTCTGACACCGATCATCCCGCTCATCGAAGTCAACTGTTCAAGCGCCCGCCACGCTTCCAGCAGAAGAGGATGCGTGATCTGGCTACTTTTGAGGAAGGCGATGGTATTCAAGAGATTGACGACTCGGGTTCGCATGAGACTAGTCTGCCCTTTGCCTCGGCTGCGAGGACGCAGCCAAGCAGTAGCAAGTACCCCCAAGACACACACCGTGCTAGTAGCAGAGCCGAGCAGAAGATGCCCCAGAATGACACGAGAAAGGCGCCGCCGTCAAGACAGACATCAATGGATGTGCACTCGCTAGCTACGACAGAGGCAGCATCATCTATGACTAGCTCTGGTGGACCTCCATCTGCAGCAAAGAGCCCTATGAGCCCGGTGTCTAACCACCGCGCTGAGCTGGGTCGTCTCGGTAGTCCCCGTCATGCAAGCCTACGGGGCAGGAAAGAAGGCAGTGAAGGTACACCTAGCATGGGTAGCAGCTTCAGCGACATTGATG ATGCTGGTATCAGCCAGTCGGCTCTCGAGGAAGCGCTGTTGAGTAATATGCATAACGGAAGGATGAGTACGCTTAGCCGGATGTCGAAGTGGTAG
- a CDS encoding PurC, Phosphoribosylaminoimidazolesuccinocarboxamide (SAICAR) synthase, with protein MLTSAVTNIDIEGKLPKVASGKVRDLYAIDDDTLLFVASDRISAYDVIMENGIPGKGALLTAMSIYWFHHLPTQVPGLKTHFLTSSLPAALSNQTDLKDRSMQVRRLRILPIESIVRGYITGSGWSEYTKSGTVNGIKMPTGLIEGQKLPEPLWTPSTKADVGGKDENISPEKARELIGDEKVAKKVEELSLAIYQAAAERAEEVGIILADTKFEFGVDEGSEVVLVDEVLTPDSSRFWPKESWESNLGKAQPSFDKQFLRDWLTSNGLKGKEGVKVPEDVVERTAAKYREACEKLTGKSG; from the exons ATGTTGACATCAGCAGTCACAAATATTGACATCGAAGGCAAGCTGCCAAAAGTTGCCTCTGGCAAAGTCCGCGATCTATATGCCATCGACGATGACACACTACTCTTCGTCGCCAGTGACCGCATATCAGCATATGATGTGATTATGGAAAAT GGCATCCCCGGCAAAGGCGCCCTCCTAACCGCCATGAGCATATACTGGTTCCACCACCTCCCCACCCAAGTCCCAGGTCTAAAAACCCACTTCCTTACCTCCTCCCTCCCAGCAGCCCTCTCAAACCAAACCGATCTAAAAGATCGATCCATGCAAGTCCGCCGCCTACGTATCCTGCCCATTGAATCCATAGTCCGCGGCTACATCACGGGATCAGGATGGTCAGAGTACACCAAATCGGGAACCGTCAACGGTATCAAGATGCCTACTGGATTGATTGAAGGTCAGAAGTTACCGGAACCGCTCTGGACGCCAAGCACCAAAGCAGACGTCGGCGGCAAGGATGAAAATATATCTCCAGAAAAAGCTAGAGAGTTGATTGGCGATGAGAAGGTAGCGAAGAAGGTTGAGGAGTTGTCGTTGGCGATTTACCAGGCTGCTGCGGAGCGTGCGGAGGAAGTGGGGATTATCCTTGCGGACACCAAATTTGAGTTTGGGGTTGATGAGGGGAGTGAGGTTGTGTTGGTAGATGAGGTCTTGACGCCCGATAGCTCGAGGTTTTGGCCAAAAGAGTCTTGGGAGAGCAATCTGGGCAAGGCACAGCCGAGTTTCGATAAGCAGTTTTTGAGGGACTGGTTGACGAGCAATGGGCTGAAGGGGAAGGAGGGGGTCAAGGTGCCGGAGGATGTGGTTGAGAGGACGGCAGCGAAGTATCGGGAGGCGTGCGAGAAGCTTACGGGGAAGAGTGGATAA
- a CDS encoding SUR7 multi-domain protein yields MAGPARPFLAFGSLILVAAGILLQFLNILTGGVNDSPLDKFYFLQASTNGIPNARNPTRWTFFAICGADPSSGRNANCGAPVPALPFDPPRNFGSQQNIPEQFIGTYQYYYLSRFMFAFYLIALFFAAVALVSGLLALCSRLGGYLSSLMTSIALFFQTLAAALMTAWVIKGRDAFRSAGFEASIGRYLMGFTWAAVACFFLATIMFCLGGRLGNDSSSGMRRSRSAKSNRNRGSFLETDSQRRVKSEYSV; encoded by the exons ATGGCAGGCCCGGCTA GACCCTTTCTTGCCTTTGGCTCGTTGATACTTGTCGCTGCTGGAATCCTCCTTCAATTCCTCAACATTCTGACTGGCGGCGTCAACGATTCTCCGCTCGACAAGTTCTACTTTCTCCAAGCATCCACAAACGGCATCCCCAACGCACGAAACCCGACACGATGGACTTTCTTCGCCATCTGCGGTGCCGACCCATCTTCAGGACGCAACGCCAATTGTGGTGCACCTGTTCCAGCCCTTCCCTTCGACCCTCCTAGGAACTTTGGAAGCCAGCAGAACATTCCTGAGCAGTTCATTGGCACATACCAGTACTACTACCTGTCTCGCTTCATGTTCGCATTTTACCTCATCGCTCTCTtctttgctgctgttgctcTCGTGTCTGGTCTTCTTGCTCTGTGCAGCCGTCTTGGAGGATACCTATCTTCCCTGATGACTTCCATTGCCCTGTTCTTCCAGACACTTGCTGCTGCTCTCATGAC CGCATGGGTTATCAAAGGTCGCGATGCCTTCCGATCTGCCGGTTTCGAAGCAAGCATTGGAAGATATTTGATGGGTTTCACCTGGGCTGCTGTAGCCTGTTTCTTCCTGGCTACCATCATGTTCTGTCTCGGTGGCCGCCTTGGAAACGATAGTTCTTCCGGAATGCGTCGAAGCCGCTCTGCCAAGTCGAACCGTAACCGAGGAAGCTTCTTGGAAACCGATTCCCAGCGGAGGGTTAAGAGCGAGTACTCAGTGTAA
- a CDS encoding Rogdi-lz domain containing protein, which yields MSTAVWPPIDDDRLAREQAASQARELEWLLVQLGETLQSLKAGLEECAALLAPSENASTLVLSSVRSESLKGLVTRIGTRITKGNIKLRLASLPPPKGSLTYDLTISSAPHAPTLVVPQLISIRTSINSCLDAIDVATWGGDATNANFVAGQLQLLHDHIIEAQASLKGHSDVQVPWWENAVDEKTFEPPLPPTVSFHLFVFDAALVLEIRTLEPHQAGDSSSLTGFSLRNTFASALGATRAPAHDEADRTFKYKDQDVRVKEKIRVESQDPALISASAKLNALGHSLMLSRKALNIVMGRDEQID from the exons ATGTCCACCGCCGTGTGGCCGCCCATCGATGACGATCGTCTTGCTCGGGAGCAGGCGGCGTCGCAAGCCCGCGAGCTCGAGTGGCTGTTGGTGCAGCTGGGTGAGACGCTACAGTCGCTGAAAGCAGGTCTAGAAGAGTGCGCTGCCCTGCTTGCGCCCTCTGAGAATGCTTCGACGCTTGTGCTATCCTCTGTACGCTCTGAGAGCCTCAAAGGGCTCGTTACGCGCATCGGTACTCGCATCACCAAAGGC AACATCAAGCTACGCCTTGCAAGCCTCCCACCGCCCAAAGGCTCTCTGACCTACGACCTTACCATCTCTTCTGCACCACACGCCCCTACACTCGTCGTGCCTCAGCTTATTTCAATACGCACGTCCATCAATAGCTGCTTAGATGCCATTGACGTTGCGACATGGGGAGGAGATGCTACCAATGCCAACTTCGTCGCCGGCCAGCTGCAGTTGCTACATGATCACATAATCGAGGCCCAAGCATCACTCAAGGGTCACTCGGATGTGCAGGTGCCATGGTGGGAAAATGCGGTAGATGAAAAG ACCTTCGAACCCCCTCTACCACCTACTGTCTCCTTTCACTTGTTCGTCTTCGATGCAGCTCTCGTTCTCGAAATCCGTACTCTCGAGCCACATCAGGCCGGCGACAGCTCATCGCTCACCGGATTCAGCCTTCGCAACACTTTCGCATCAGCCCTCGGTGCTACACGAGCCCCTGCGCATGATGAGGCTGACCGCACATTCAAATATAAAGACCAAGACGTCCGCGTAAAAGAGAAGATACGAGTTGAGAGCCAAGATCCAGCCCTCATCTCCGCCTCGGCAAAGCTCAACGCCCTTGGACACAGCCTGATGCTGAGCCGAAAAGCGCTCAACATTGTCATGGGTCGTGACGAGCAGATTGACTAA
- a CDS encoding CysG, Uroporphyrinogen-III methylase has protein sequence MAPALLTAVDATSHIHLIIGSNPLAAARCSRSIEVGAKPILLAPEDSTLHYGLAKRIEAGQVHWVKRSFQEEDLTTLGRAEVDGVVDAVFVTAAGKQASSTQISSLCRRLRIPINVADAPNLCSFTLLSTHCDGPLQIGITTSGKGCKLSARIRREIAASLPPRLGEAVERLGTLRRRIWEEDHAAELSQDIEAEEEDSGQPATFNKLILEESKEAARGRRMRWLSQICEYWPLRRLASITDTDVDMLFREFASSSSSKVGPTTTTPQRVGRIILAGSGPGNPDLLTRAAHKAILSADLILADKLVPAPILDLVPRRATVHIARKFPGNADKAQEELLELGLEGLKAGKVVVRIKQGDPYIYGRGGEEYDFFREHGFIPSVLPGITSALSAPLFAAIPATHRGIADQVLICTGTGRKGAPLDPPEFVPSRTMVLLMSLHRLSALVESLIGKGYPIDLPVAVLERASCPDQRVIRTTLEHVCAAVEEEGSRPPGLLVVGYACKVLIKHEQRWVVEEGFHGLDNLGGDGELEISRLVHDATAATAVAA, from the exons ATGGCGCCTGCACTCCTCACGGCAGTTGATGCCACATCCCACATCCACCTTATAATCGGTTCCAACCCACTGGCAGCTGCACGATGCTCGCGTTCGATAGAAGTTGGTGCGAAGCCAATACTCCTCGCACCAGAAGATTCCACACTGCATTATGGTCTAGCCAAGCGCATCGAGGCGGGCCAAGTGCACTGGGTGAAGCGAAGTTTCCAAGAGGAGGATTTGACAACACTTGGAAGAGCCGAAGTAGATGGCGTCGTAGACGCTGTCTTTGTGACTGCGGCAGGCAAACAGGCATCAT CAACCCAAATATCTAGTCTTTGCCGGAGACTACGCATACCCATTAATGTCGCCGATGCACCGAATCTCTGCTCTTTCACGCTCCTCTCCACACACTGCGATGGTCCTCTGCAGATTGGTATAACAACATCTGGAAAGGGTTGTAAGCTCTCCGCAAGAATCCGGAGAGAGATTGCTGCATCGCTACCCCCACGTCTGGGTGAAGCAGTGGAGAGACTAGGCACACTACGAAGACGTATATGGGAGGAAGATCATGCAGCCGAACTGTCGCAAGATATCGAggcagaagaagaagacagTGGGCAGCCAGCCACGTTCAACAAGTTAATCTTGGAAGAGAGCAAAGAAGCAGCCCGCGGTCGTCGCATGCGTTGGCTATCCCAGATATGCGAATACTGGCCGCTACGCCGTCTTGCGTCCATCACCGACACAGACGTCGACATGTTATTCCGCGAATTCGCCAGTAGCAGCTCCTCCAAAGTTGGCCCAACCACGACGACCCCGCAACGAGTAGGACGCATTATTCTTGCAGGCTCTGGTCCGGGTAATCCCGACCTACTCACGCGCGCAGCACACAAAGCCATCCTTTCCGCTGACCTAATCCTTGCCGACAAACTTGTTCCCGCACCAATCCTTGACCTCGTCCCCCGCCGTGCAACCGTCCACATTGCGAGAAAGTTTCCCGGCAATGCAGACAAAGCGCAAGAAGAGCTCTTGGAACTCGGCCTAGAGGGACTGAAAGCCGGCAAAGTGGTAGTCAGGATAAAACAGGGCGATCCATACATCTACGGCCGCGGTGGCGAAGAATATGACTTCTTTCGTGAGCACGGCTTCATACCTAGTGTACTACCTGGTATCACGAGTGCACTCAGCGCACCGCTATTCGCCGCTATACCCGCAACACACCGCGGTATCGCCGATCAAGTGCTCATCTGTACCGGCACCGGCCGCAAAGGCGCTCCTCTCGATCCCCCGGAATTCGTCCCTTCACGCACAATGGTCCTACTGATGTCTCTACACCGTCTCTCCGCGCTAGTCGAGAGTCTAATCGGTAAAGGATACCCCATAGACCTCCCAGTCGCCGTGCTCGAACGGGCATCGTGTCCAGACCAAAGAGTCATCAGGACGACTTTGGAACACGTTTGCGCTGCCGTCGAGGAAGAGGGGAGCAGACCTCCGGGCTTGTTGGTTGTGGGCTATGCTTGCAAGGTGCTTATCAAGCATGAGCAGAGATGGGTGGTGGAAGAAGGATTCCATGGCTTGGATAATCTAGGTGGGGATGGCGAGTTGGAGATTAGTAGACTCGTGCATGATGCTACTGCTGCTACGGCAGTGGCGGCTTAA
- a CDS encoding DUF3433 multi-domain protein, with product MSVGPEFQLKQTNVSQPQLSHQSSQLSVAASLAASEGFYSASEQASSSSEERKPLYQTPPSQYRTPAQSHEQLVPHTDIPVTSLRGIGIPRQQLPPHQPSFAHDRPQSPGVSTIAEESRPVTQDTRRSQLLSGMDTESQVTTPGQDTTPYIRFAIDQLTRDEEVRGSRIYPEVRPEDEEDYPVDRIIHDNGLGYMAQDQRTQERMGQHMPRKALRQSSTPLAAAPAPMATQPYNPPQDKQHRRQPSSSQKDVFIAHSQPHIPLHFLPAILRPLWLCLYIFLCLVVVAALIFSAVYSNRNGGYGLWDYEAFGDGRYFVFRYLPTLVGMLMLLWLIQVQTALQRLIPFISLYSDSFRLRSEAVFSRLYPTQFLLPRFEHFRAGHPGVGVFFIIAWLFTWTIPLLASSFNVRYDLGRGVWRWVTVQGVIWTVIVLYILLIIALIYLMVFLMRNPTGLKWDPRSLADIIALLERANNLGDYTNSETFEKADWHLVSNRADRIGYWTTTSRPNDVFYGIGEEGAEIRRFSVEAGRIRERGAERANSAPAEGNDFSIRMDIRSPSVRLRFLPWYLKDGSVIAWIVIALALLVAFLVISFINSAVRLGFLPKVFARTGSDGFSASNFLYSFIPALIGNFLFLSLLSLDYSLRVLQPYIALSSKGGATAEASLLVDYACRLPFSVTLAALENKHFQVVVLSFVSLVSISIPIIAGGCFWTQYYSTDDIVRVSAELSGYYALCFFLALYATSLLALWPNRHLAALPHRSNTLAEIISWIYQSPILTDRAFARPQTKPELVARLMGTAYAERSFARSVASLVRPSRNNLRGDSPTTAAAMAEKSRNDRTSAEQHEALDDPGSIRYGFGIHVGRDGLEHLGIDRVRRGGDRSGRELVIWEEQQDGKRKSWSSQV from the exons ATGAGTGTGGGGCCTGAGTTCCAACTCAAGCAAACCAACG TTTCCCAACCTCAGCTATCCCACCAAAGCTCACAACTGAGTGTAGCTGCTTCACTGGCTGCTTCTGAGGGTTTCTACAGTGCATCGGAGCAAGCATCCAGCTCCAGTGAAGAAAGGAAGCCTCTCTACCAGACACCGCCTTCTCAATACCGAACACCAGCACAGAGTCATGAGCAGCTAGTGCCACATACTGATATTCCAGTAACCTCACTGCGCGGGATTGGTATTCCAAGACAACAGCTTCCGCCTCATCAGCCTTCCTTTGCTCACGACCGCCCTCAGTCGCCAGGCGTATCCACCATTGCAGAGGAGTCGAGACCAGTGACGCAAGACACGAGACGATCACAACTGCTGTCCGGCATGGATACTGAATCGCAAGTAACCACACCGGGCCAGGATACAACACCATACATTCGCTTCGCTATCGATCAACTTACTCGAGATGAAGAGGTTAGAGGATCGAGGATATACCCAGAGGTTCGGCCAGAGGATGAAGAAGACTATCCTGTCGACAGAATCATCCACGACAATGGATTGGGATACATGGCGCAAGACCAGAGGACTCAGGAGCGAATGGGTCAGCACATGCCCCGAAAGGCCTTGAGACAGTCATCGACACCACTTGCTGCTGCCCCCGCACCGATGGCAACTCAACCATATAACCCACCACAAGACAAACAACACAGACGGCAGCCGTCCTCTTCCCAAAAGGACGTTTTCATAGCGCATTCTCAACCACACATACCTCTACACTTCCTCCCCGCCATCCTTCGCCCGCTTTGGTTGTGTCTCTACATCTTCCTCTGTCTGGTTGTGGTCGCTGCACTCATCTTCTCCGCTGTTTACTCAAATCGCAATGGAGGTTATGGGCTCTGGGACTATGAGGCTTTTGGCGACGGTCGCTACTTTGTTTTTCGTTATCTTCCGACTCTAGTGGGAATGCTCATGCTCCTCTGGCTCATTCAAGTGCAGACGGCTCTCCAGCGCCTCATACCTTTCATCTCCCTTTACTCGGACTCATTCCGCCTACGATCCGAAGCTGTCTTTTCGCGGTTGTATCCCACGCAATTCTTGCTACCAAGATTTGAGCACTTCCGCGCCGGACACCCCGGAGTCGGAGTCTTCTTCATCATAGCATGGCTGTTTACTTGGACGATACCCCTTCTTGCTTCTTCTTTCAATGTACGATACGACCTCGGGCGTGGCGTCTGGAGATGGGTCACTGTTCAAGGCGTCATCTGGACTGTCATTGTCCTTTACATTCTCCTCATCATCGCTCTGATTTACTTGATGGTGTTCCTCATGCGCAACCCTACCGGATTGAAATGGGATCCTCGATCTCTGGCGGATATTATTGCGCTTCTCGAACGCGCAAACAACCTCGGCGACTACACCAATTCGGAGACGTTTGAAAAGGCGGACTGGCACCTTGTTAGTAACCGTGCTGATCGCATTGGTTATTGGACTACTACGAGCCGACCAAATGATGTCTTTTATGGCATTGGTGAAGAGGGCGCGGAGATTCGACGATTTTCGGTTGAAGCTGGACGCATCAGGGAACGAGGAGCAGAGCGCGCGAACTCCGCACCAGCTGAAGGCAATGACTTTTCTATCCGCATGGACATTCGTAGTCCAAGTGTGCGATTGCGATTCTTGCCATGGTACCTGAAAGATGGTTCAGTCATCGCTTGGATAGTCATTGCCCTTGCGTTGTTGGTTGCCTTTCTGGTCATCAGCTTCATCAACAGCGCAGTCCGGCTAGGGTTCCTACCAAAAGTCTTTGCTCGCACAGGTTCCGATGGATTTTCTGCTTCAAACTTCCTCTATTCGTTTATCCCAGCACTCATTGGAAACTTCCTTTTCCTGTCCCTGCTGTCACTCGACTACTCACTCCGCGTACTCCAGCCGTACATTGCCCTGTCTTCCAAAGGTGGAGCAACCGCTGAGGCATCCCTCCTTGTCGACTACGCCTGCCGCCTCCCTTTTTCGGTCACGCTGGCAGCACTTGAAAACAAGCACTTTCAAGTGGTAGTCCTATCCTTCGTTTCACTCGTATCCATTTCCATCCCTATCATAGCAGGCGGCTGCTTCTGGACCCAATACTACAGCACCGATGACATCGTCCGCGTCTCCGCCGAGCTATCCGGCTACTACGCCCTCTGCTTCTTCCTCGCCCTCTATGCCACCAGTCTTCTCGCCCTCTGGCCAAACCGCCACCTCGCCGCCCTCCCCCACCGCAGCAACACGCTCGCCGAAATAATCTCCTGGATCTACCAATCCCCCATCCTCACCGACCGCGCCTTCGCCCGCCCTCAAACTAAACCTGAACTCGTCGCTCGCCTCATGGGCACCGCGTACGCAGAACGTTCTTTCGCCCGCTCCGTCGCCTCTCTCGTCCGCCCTTCGAGGAATAATCTAAGAGGCGATTCTCCCACCACCGCTGCTGCTATGGCGGAGAAATCTCGGAATGACCGTACGAGCGCTGAGCAGCACGAAGCCCTTGATGACCCCGGTAGCATCAGATATGGCTTCGGTATCCACGTTGGTCGCGATGGCCTCGAACATCTTGGCATCGATCGCGTTCGCAGAGGCGGTGATCGGAGTGGTCGCGAACTTGTTATTTGGGAGGAACAGCAGGACGGTAAGAGGAAGAGTTGGTCTAGTCAGGTTTGA
- a CDS encoding RCR domain containing protein has translation MDRPEQLQAYASASSTADASATSTASASASPTADSSSKSNTGAIVGGVVGGVFVIGIIGAFILFFLRRRRNRKREEGYMGSVTMVPMMNAEKHDENRNSMQYDGRSPPPTYSSPEQNYQQGFPAKGQHSFHQFASHASEPQELPADFTPPRERYSELPADISQGVDNRRFSELPAGAKEPARPSELESPEISPRPQQTEFSNDMAKRTGESGGLGIS, from the exons ATGGACCGACCAGAACAGCTCCAAGCTTATGCTTCAGCAAGCTCTACTGCTGATGCTTCCGCAACCTCCACTGCCAGTGCTTCAGCAAGTCCTACGGCCGACTCTTCAAGCAAAAGCAACACTGGCGCCATTGTCGGTGGGGTAGTGGGTGGAGTGTTTGTCATCGGTATTATCGGAGCATTCATCCTGTTCTTCCTTCGTAGGAGGCGCAATCGCAAGCGAGAAGAAGGCTACATGGGATCAGTAACGATGGTACCGATGATGAATGCAGAGAAGCACGACGAGAACAGGAACTCAATGCAGTATGACGGTCGGTCAC CACCGCCTACGTATTCTTCTCCCGAGCAAAACTACCAGCAAGGTTTCCCCGCCAAAGGCCAACACTCGTTTCATCAATTCGCCAGTCACGCAAGCGAGCCTCAAGAACTGCCTGCAGATTTTACTCCGCCTCGAGAGCGATATTCGGAACTTCCAGCCGACATCTCGCAAGGCGTTGATAACCGGCGGTTTTCCGAGCTTCCTGCTGGAGCCAAGGAGCCCGCACGGCCATCAGAGCTCGAATCGCCAGAGATATCCCCCAGGCCTCAACAAACAGAGTTCTCAAACGACATGGCTAAACGTACAGGTGAGAGCGGAGGATTGGGCATCAGCTAA